The Bombus affinis isolate iyBomAffi1 chromosome 17, iyBomAffi1.2, whole genome shotgun sequence genome includes a region encoding these proteins:
- the LOC126926020 gene encoding ankycorbin isoform X8, with translation MQLQLHVNVPRSRKAGGSAAAGAADKDGLTALHCAASRGHARCVEALVNLCGAHPDHVDDNGCSALHYAATLGHADATALILKLGADPNRQDRKGRTPALCAAAKGQLETLKILAQHGGSLYARSVRGTGVAHEAVASGRIELIKWLAKKRPSTLDVATQDGKTPLHVAALHGHLDVCKVLLDNGARINAVLRTSKGNLMTALDAALYRGHRDCAKLIQMHGGTTAQKLRMQKTVPNKVFSTKLRMRHLDSSTDTESSPRRQDRSCKLPELYYEEQWIKKRTRRRGNLRKLARQDSRSFSEEEVRLSKSSSKKDHQRRARSESARYEEDDTDRKLRRERSKKRSSKSRHDSSGSSSESDSYERAKDTSKQKFDSRKDESKANGTEGSKRDDDDESVSDDSLEVVVVRKSLERKCEKVVSGRRSKTPRESSRETKFTKTHRSTRRKLKSSRSKTSDNGESTTDRMHSLDKEQGPTESTLHSEQTPRTSIDEERQNEGNIVESRYRRDVTDSTSQETVERVIVTAMVHKDQGPDTPKSVAEASKEVTFDDRLRTEVIEIQEIAGDVSSGKADDILEQSDASRTDLVQKAASLKKDVEEMRQQVAQEKIQQEEGSKQSREKEDSKRDQEKEDVKSDREKEDTKAMDHMRKDQDDQTETSFSDKAKKKDKRKDESEKGRLDAREPIESESATLDSGEYQRQQSRQEDDLVSKSDEASSGTKPDENLDKETGSEKTGVSVKDHEDSEEATKSGSPESQIRLEKEDTTPRTSVEGVSPSEGEEKKSTSEETKSKSKVKSATVKRKASFDEKRSKSSSSKSDESPKKSVGTQKRKEFGKKRESSMKNVSMKLSTEKTSKVVAEKTSEVQKEDEIAADGVQTKEATSTALTKSSSKESPDEKEQAVRRKSVDFSSSKDSALMEDKSLSTDTPTATKRKIYDEEEVAQDSSPAKSDLEDHKDEDEAKKVKKHPMEDALGTVETFRYIDESSSSSPKSAQTRRSRPSTGKSRQTGRSSVRKCLFESSEERSPDRSAIVAVIESPEWDEEDEEIDKEIRDAIGEDGEHETEAEDDNEMGVIRVLPSTSEEEMSRAGHDVCRTSATDSLPQVQSGTRTRLTRVQSPQESRVSRLQGKQRRDSGGRDSGIEPSPRVSRIPRRRIMKCCPNTDKQQSLNKDTIIRDVQISLRRYHLERKIFFQLMELKRLQIRHGKANEQVLVKRQVDAFHKAGMSGPTLGVAKYDQPLTFRHFEAFLYDQLRKIQKRPATPDFCMEAKQCIQKTHRCHHATSAYTSFPAYTYLGGGGQEQADLLPKIESRGKGQMRVEVTHGEEKQIIALPAERLDRSKKYYVTFTVRGEAQQEIDKPKSSIGIQRNAKSV, from the exons ATGCAACTGCAACTGCATGTGAACGTACCGAGATCCCGAAA agCCGGTGGCTCAGCTGCCGCAGGAGCTGCAGACAAGGATGGCCTGACGGCACTTCATTGCGCTGCTTCCAGAGGTCACGCTAGGTGCGTCGAGGCCTTAGTGAATCTCTGCGGTGCTCATCCCGATCACGTAGACGATAATGGATGTTCAGCCCTACATTATGCTGCCACTCTTGGTCACGCTGATGCCACAGCCTTAATTCTAAAGTTAGGAGCCGATCCGAATCGGCAGGATCGAAAGGGTAGAAC ACCAGCGCTTTGTGCGGCAGCGAAAGGCCAACTGGAAACCTTGAAGATTCTTGCCCAGCACGGTGGTTCTCTTTACGCGAGAAGTGTACGAGGAACCGGTGTCGCCCATGAAGCTGTCGCTTCCGGTAGGATCGAATTAATCAAATGGTTGGCGAAAAAACGGCCAAGCACTTTGGACGTTGCCACGCAAGATGGCAAGACACCTTTGCACGTGGCTGCCCTTCATGGACATTTGGATGTGTGCAAGGTTCTTCTGGACAATGGCGCGAGGATAAATGCTGTTCTCCGAACTAGCAAAGGCAATCTGATGACAGCTCTGGACGCGGCGCTTTACAGGGGACACAGGGATTGCGCGAAATTGATCCAAATGCACGGTGGTACTACGGCACAGAAATTGAGGATGCAGAAAACTGTGCCGAATAAAG TATTCTCAACGAAATTGCGAATGAGGCATCTGGATAGCAGCACCGATACGGAAAGCAGTCCCCGTAGACAAGATCGTAGTTGCAAACTTCCGGAATTATACTACGAGGAGCAATGGATTAAGAAGAGAACGCGACGAAGAGGAAATTTAAGAAAGTTGGCGCGCCAGGATAGCCGAAGCTTCAGCGAGGAAGAAGTTAGATTATCGAAGTCATCCTCGAAAAAAGATCATCAAAGGAGAGCTCGTAGTGAATCAGCACG GTACGAGGAAGATGATACCGATCGAAAGTTGAGAAGGGAAAGAAGTAAAAAACGATCATCGAAATCCAGACACGACTCAAGCGGATCATCCTCAGAGTCAGACAGCTACGAACGCGCTAAAGACACGTCGAAGCAAAAATTCGATTCGAGAAAAGACGAGAGCAAAGCTAATGGAACGGAGGGTTCAAAGAGAGACGATGACGATGAAAGCGTGAGCGACGACAGCCTGGAAGTGGTGGTGGTACGAAAATCTTTGGAGAGGAAATGCGAGAAGGTGGTGTCTGGAAGAAGATCAAAGACACCCAGGGAAAGTTCAAGAGAAACGAAATTCACAAAGACTCACAGAAGCACCAGAAGAAAATTGAAATCCAGCAGATCGAAAACATCGGACAATGGCGAGAGTACAACCGATCGAATGCATTCGCTGGACAAAGAACAAGGACCAACAGAATCTACGCTTCACAGCGAACAAACACCTAGAACATCGATAGACGAAGAAAGACAAAACGAAGGGAACATCGTTGAAAGTCGATATCGCAGAGACGTGACCGACAGCACCAGTCAAGAAACGGTGGAACGCGTGATTGTGACAGCGATGGTCCATAAAGATCAAGGTCCAGATACGCCAAAATCCGTAGCAGAAGCTTCGAAGGAAGTCACCTTCGACGACAGATTAAGAACGGAAGTGATCGAGATACAAGAAATAGCGGGAGACGTTAGTTCAGGCAAAGCGGACGATATTTTAGAGCAGAGTGACGCATCACGTACCGATCTTGTGCAGAAAGCTGCCAGTTTGAAGAAAGATGTGGAAGAAATGAGACAGCAGGTTGCACAAGAGAAAATTCAACAAGAAGAAGGCTCGAAGCAGAGTCGAGAGAAGGAAGATTCCAAACGGGACCAAGAGAAAGAAGATGTAAAATCAGACCGAGAGAAAGAAGACACGAAAGCTATGGACCACATGAGAAAAGATCAGGATGATCAAACCGAGACCTCATTTAGTGATAAggcaaagaagaaagataagagGAAAGATGAAAGCGAGAAAG GCAGGTTAGACGCACGCGAGCCGATTGAGTCGGAAAGTGCCACGTTGGATTCTGGAGAATATCAACGACAACAGAGCCGACAGGAAGACGATCTCGTTTCCAAATCAGACGAAGCGTCATCTGGAACAAAACCTGACGAGAATCTCGACAAAGAGACGGGTAGTGAGAAAACGGGCGTGTCTGTGAAGGACCACGAAGATTCGGAGGAAGCGACCAAATCTGGAAGTCCGGAAAGTCAAATACGTTTAGAGAAAGAGGACACTACACCAAGGACATCCGTAGAAGGCGTTTCACCGTCAGAAGGAGAAGAGAAAAAGTCGACGTCGGAAGAAACGAAAAGTAAATCAAAAGTTAAATCTGCGACCGTAAAGAGAAAGGCGTCTTTCGATGAGAAAAGATCAAAATCCTCGTCTTCGAAGTCGGATGAAAGTCCCAAAAAGAGCGTCGGGACTCAAAAGAGGAAAGAATTTGGTAAGAAGCGCGAATCTTCCATGAAAAACGTTTCCATGAAATTGTCCACGGAAAAAACGAGCAAAGTAGTTGCAGAGAAGACGTCAGAAGTGCAGAAGGAGGATGAAATTGCTGCTGACGGCGTACAAACGAAAGAGGCCACATCGACCGCCTTAACAAAAAGCTCGAGCAAGGAGTCACCGGATGAAAAGGAGCAAGCTGTTCGTAGAAAATCTGTTGATTTCTCATCCTCTAAAGACTCTGCGTTAATGGAAGACAAATCGTTAAGCACAGATACACCAACTGCCACGAAACGAAAGATTTACGACGAGGAGGAAGTTGCTCAAGACTCGTCTCCTGCAAAGTCCGATTTAGAAGATCATAAGGATGAAGACGAAGCTAAAAAAGTGAAGAAACATCCTATGGAAGACGCACTGGGGACAG TAGAGACCTTTCGATATATTGACGAAAGTTCCTCGAGTTCTCCGAAATCGGCGCAAACCAGACGCTCGAGACCGTCAACGGGAAAGAGTAGACAAACTGGACGATCGTCGGTAAGAAAATGTTTGTTCGAAAGTTCAGAAGAACGTTCTCCAGATAGGAGCGCTATAGTGGCGGTGATTGAGAGTCCAGAATGGGACGAAGAGGACGAGGAGATTGACAAGGAGATCAGAGACGCTATCGGGGAGGACGGAGAACACGAGACGGAAGCCGAGGATGATAATGAAATGGGTGTCATCAGGGTATTGCCAAGCACGAGCGAGGAAGAAATGTCTCGAGCTGGACATGATGTTTGCAGGACTTCGGCGACCGACTCGTTACCCCAA GTACAATCCGGTACTCGAACTCGTTTGACACGAGTTCAAAGTCCTCAGGAAAGTAGAGTCAGTCGACTGCAAGGGAAACAACGCCGTGACAGCGGCGGCAGGGATAGTGGCATAGAACCCAGTCCTAGAGTATCACGGATACCGAGAAGAAGGATCATGAAATGTTGTCCAAACACCGACAAGCAACAATCCCTTAACAAAGACACCATAATAAGAGATGTACAAATCAGTTTACGACGATATCACTTGGAAAGAAAGATATTCTTCCAACTGATGGAACTGAAGAGACTACAGATACGTCATGGCAAAGCGAATGAACAAGTTTTGGTTAAGAGACAA GTGGATGCTTTCCATAAAGCTGGGATGTCTGGACCCACCCTTGGTGTGGCAAAATACGATCAACCCTTAACGTTCAG GCACTTCGAGGCCTTCCTGTACGATCAGCTCAGGAAGATTCAAAAAAGGCCAGCAACTCCAGACTTCTGTATGGAAGCGAAGCAATGCATCCAAAAAACTCACCGTTGTCATCACGCCACTAGTGCTTACACTTCTTTCCCTGCGTACACATATC TAGGTGGAGGCGGCCAAGAACAAGCGGATCTTCTTCCGAAGATAGAGAGCCGTGGAAAGGGGCAAATGAGG GTGGAAGTAACACATGGAGAAGAGAAGCAAATAATAGCTCTTCCAGCTGAAAGACTGGATCGTTCGAAAAAATATTACGTAACGTTCACTGTAAGAGGGGAAGCACAACAAGAAATCGATAAGCCGAAATCATCGATCGGTATCCAAAGGAATGCCAAAAGTGTTTAG